The Seriola aureovittata isolate HTS-2021-v1 ecotype China chromosome 16, ASM2101889v1, whole genome shotgun sequence genomic interval GCCCTCGCAGAGGAGAGGCTGCTAGAGGAGGACAGCCGCCAGTTTGACTCCGCCTGGCAGGAAATGCTCAACCATGCTACACAGAGGGTAAAAGCACATGATGCAAGACATGCAGCACTAAAATGTTCCATCCTAGCAAGTCATTTGTTCCTGATGTTGAGGTTTAGACTGCTACTGACAGTGCAAGTGCAATTAGTCAGTATGTTGGTATTGATTTGTCAGTCCTTTGCTTGGTTtctacagttaaaataaaaccGTCTTTCTTGGATATGTTTCAGGTGATGGAGGCCGAGCAAGCAAGAACGCGCAGTGAAGCTGAACACAAGAAAACGGCAGCCAACTACAACTCCTGCATCGGCCATATGAGGCAGTTAGAGAAGAAACTCAAGCGCTCCATCAACAAATCCAGgtctgtgcttttgtttcttttgtgattAGACTGGATATGAGCGCGCAAATGAGTGTGTTGagaacaggagagaaagaggggctttgtttctgtcatttgatGCAATccagatgttttgtgtgttggtTGTGCAATGTTGGGGTGTGCTCCCTTTGTCAGAGCCCAGGAATGTGACTGCTCTTAGAAGAGTGTTATTCTTCCAGCAGTTTCTCCGCCCTCTCTctaagtttttcttctttttctcccctaCAGGCCATATTTTGAACTGAAAGCCAAGTACTACTTACAGCTTGAGGTATGTGCATATTTAAAGCCATTACTTTAGCATAGTTGCATAACATCTGCCAATTAGTAGATGCTTTTAGCCAAATGCCATTCTCACTTAGCCCAGGAAACACTTTCCTTTTTGTcgaaatgtaaataatataattcatatCTACATACAGTTTTACTAAGAAGGTGTGTTTAATTTCTCATAGCAACTAAAGCGTCACGTGGACGAACATCAGGCCAAACTTGTGGTTGCTAAGGCCGAGTACCGTGCAGCACTACGCAACCTAGAGAGCATCTCTGAGGAGATACATGCCCAGCGACGCTCACTCGCCATGGGAACCAGGGAGCAGGGTGTTGGTGCggagggagatggagacaaCGAGGACATTGCCAACTTCAAGATGGAGTCAGACGGTCTATCAAGTGAGTGCAACCAAAGCTTGTCATCCGCTTCATCCATCCACAtaatgagtttttttgttttgttttgttttgttagtgcgtctgtgtgtctgcatgtttaatgttcatatctgtgtgtgtacgtgtgtttcAGTGGTGTCAGTGTCAATTGACGAAGAGTGCAGTCACAGTTGCACCTCAGAGGAGGAGACCGACACTCACTCCACCTCCTCAGCCCGAGCCACGCCCTCCTCTccgtcctcttcttcctcccatCCTCCTACATCTGCCTCCACCCCCCTCGACATGCCCTGCCCTtacccttcctcctccctctacACCCCGTACTCCTACATCTCCACCTCTCCCTCGTCCTCCGTCCTCTCCGCGTCCTGTCCCGGGGGCCTGGAGTTACTGAGCCCCTGCAGCTCTCATGACCCAGACTCAGTGTGCGGTTCTGGGCATGCCTCACCTCTCCTGGGCCCTCGCAGCCAGTGCAGTGGAGCTTCCTCTCCAGACTGCGACcaggagagaggtgtgtgttcatcacatcagtgtgtacatgtttgttgATGTGATGCTTCATCCAATATGTTggaaatgttttgtaattttgtagTGGAGCATAATAgaaataatttaacattttgggaaacatgcttATTCACTCTCTTTGTAATCAGGCtgtgattagcttagcttagcataaaaaccgGAGGCAGGGGGTAACGGCTAAACTGGCTCTGTCAAACGCTCAAAAATCTGCCTACgggcacctctaaagctcagttATTAGCATGTTGTAGTATCTCCTTTGTTTAATCTATACACAGACAGAAGTGTTAAAAATGCCAGTCAGCAACAGCACACCTGTGAAGTGTCCCTGGCTGTTGCGCAGTTCGCTAGGTATGATGGGTGAGCACAGGTTTTGCTTTGgttccttgttttgtttctctgtacAAGGATGCAAGCACATAACttcacttgtcatttttacacttctgtttgtgtttgtattaaacaaactacataaaacacaaaacttagTGAGCTTGGTAGGAGTATTTTTGAATATTGAATAGACCCAGGATAACTCTTTACACCAGGATCGCTAACTTACGCTAAGCAAACGCTTGTACATATATCAACATTCTTGTATTATTCTGAGAAACAGTGAATAACAGTATtacccaaaatgttgaactttttctttatGTAATGTGAAGTTTCAGTTCATATTAATACTTTACATATCATGTCAGTGTTATTGATTCGCCACCTCAGTCACGAGTCGATTCATGAGTCTTACTTGCATATAACAGACGCCATTATTCAGAAGTATTGAAGTATAATTTAAGATTTTGTGAGCAATGAATCACGGATTTTAAAGAATTTCACACAGTACATTTATATACAGGTTCAGGGTCAGTTCACACATACTTAAATGTGATCATTTTCAGGCAAATATCACTCCACTGTTTCTAGAAAATTATTGATTGAGGCATCATTTTTTTACTCTGAAACCCTGACTACTTGTGagaactatatatatatatatatatatatatatatatatatatatatatatatatatatatgtgcatgcGTGTCATCTGACCAAACCACTTCCTTAAATCAACTAGAGTAGTATTAataatttctgctgtaaatgtcTCATAATTTGCAAGCAAACACCATTATGTCACTAACACTAAGGGTAGATGACTTAACTGGCAAATGTTTGGCTTTTAATAAACTTTCCTTTTAGTCTGCCAATACAAAGTAAATCTGCATGTCCCTAGTTTGCATATTTATTAACCAGCACATGccgtttctgtctgtgtgtgtgttccaggtgacagagcagagggagcagaggCCACGCTGGAGGCCGGTCTGAATAAGCTAACCTTgactgttaaaaataaacaagggGACTCTGAGGATGAACAAGACCCCCACTACATTAACCCCGAAATctcctctcccagcacagcaaCTACCGTTCTGCTTCTCAACAGTGTCTAATGAACGTCTGTCGCACCTATAACACTCACCCTGCCCAGCTTCAAGTCTCGAACTGGACTCACTGACAGAAGATGTGGAACAGAGCAGGACGAACTGCTCACTGTAATCAATCAATGAGAGAGAAAGCTGCATACTCCCAGCTCCAACCGAGCTGCCATTATGTCACAATGTTCATCAGATGGTGTCACGATAAAAGAAGCTAAATGTATCATCAGTATATAATTGTTGAATGAATTGTGAAACCATGTGGATGTATTGTAAACAAATAAGAGCAAGAACAGGATGGGTGTTGGTCTCTACTTCACACTTTTATTAGTGCAGGGGTTATTCAGTAGACTACGTTTCCCATAAAACCCCATTCTTTCATG includes:
- the sh3bp5a gene encoding SH3 domain-binding protein 5 codes for the protein MDPLGSGNNCEDDSQCAEEEEEVDPRIQGELEKLNQSTDDINRWESELEDCRQRFRAVLVEATVKLDEQVKRIGRAVDDSKPYWEARKVARQAQVEAQKATQEFQRAVEILRAAKETIALAEERLLEEDSRQFDSAWQEMLNHATQRVMEAEQARTRSEAEHKKTAANYNSCIGHMRQLEKKLKRSINKSRPYFELKAKYYLQLEQLKRHVDEHQAKLVVAKAEYRAALRNLESISEEIHAQRRSLAMGTREQGVGAEGDGDNEDIANFKMESDGLSMVSVSIDEECSHSCTSEEETDTHSTSSARATPSSPSSSSSHPPTSASTPLDMPCPYPSSSLYTPYSYISTSPSSSVLSASCPGGLELLSPCSSHDPDSVCGSGHASPLLGPRSQCSGASSPDCDQERGDRAEGAEATLEAGLNKLTLTVKNKQGDSEDEQDPHYINPEISSPSTATTVLLLNSV